The following are encoded together in the Ovis canadensis isolate MfBH-ARS-UI-01 breed Bighorn chromosome 2, ARS-UI_OviCan_v2, whole genome shotgun sequence genome:
- the C2H2orf66 gene encoding uncharacterized protein C2orf66 homolog, with product MPKAFLLLAGALVLPGLVQGVMLGNEEKWKPLNIPRNRDLFFRTLQAYFKGRGLDLGRFSDTFSMNENPRPLSFQSELIASALADYEEQKNSLSNYLKG from the exons ATGCCCAAAGCATTCCTGCTGCTGGCTGGTGCCCTGGTGCTACCTGGGCTTGTGCAAGGAGTCATGCtgggaaatgaagaaaaatggaagCCCCTCAACATTCCTAGAAACCGAGATCTG ttTTTTAGAACTCTTCAGGCATATTTTAAAGGAAGAGGTCTTGACCTTGGGAGGTTTTCAGATACTTTCTCCATGAACGAGAATCCCAGGCCTCTCTCTTTCCAGTCAGAACTTATTGCTTCTGCATTAGCAGATTATGAAGAACAGAAAAACTCCCTCTCCAATTACCTCAAAGGCTGA